One part of the Rhodococcus oxybenzonivorans genome encodes these proteins:
- a CDS encoding TetR/AcrR family transcriptional regulator has protein sequence MTQPLEGPTSRTPADLPKAMRLAWGLEEAGSRGPRKGLTLDRVLDAAIEVADVEGLAGLSMSRVAKQLGFTTMSLYRYVDSKDDLIELMADRAIGAPPADLPVSGRCRDRLEAWARAEYRSARVHAWWAELSISAPPTGPNNLSWLEAGLRTLADTTLPEDTKVQVVLNVSLFVIGRARFVNDLERSAASTTPVDYSQMLPLLLDRERFPALLSAIAAGAFDPDGSDDADWLEDDFRFGLDRMLDGIDRLVEKTDAG, from the coding sequence ATGACACAGCCCCTCGAAGGCCCGACAAGCCGCACGCCCGCCGACCTGCCCAAGGCAATGAGGCTGGCATGGGGATTGGAGGAGGCCGGGTCGCGCGGTCCCCGCAAGGGGCTCACGCTCGACCGGGTGCTCGACGCCGCGATCGAGGTGGCCGACGTCGAAGGTCTCGCGGGGCTGTCGATGAGCCGCGTTGCCAAGCAACTGGGGTTCACCACCATGTCGCTCTACCGGTATGTCGACAGCAAGGATGACCTGATCGAGCTGATGGCGGACCGCGCGATCGGCGCCCCGCCCGCCGACCTGCCGGTGTCCGGTCGGTGTCGGGACCGGCTCGAGGCCTGGGCCCGGGCCGAGTACCGGAGCGCACGCGTCCATGCTTGGTGGGCTGAACTGTCCATTTCGGCGCCGCCGACCGGGCCGAACAACCTGTCGTGGCTCGAGGCGGGACTGCGCACCCTCGCGGACACAACGTTGCCCGAGGACACGAAGGTGCAAGTGGTGCTCAATGTTTCACTGTTCGTGATCGGGCGCGCCCGGTTCGTCAACGACCTGGAGCGGTCGGCGGCGTCCACCACACCGGTCGACTATTCGCAGATGCTCCCACTCCTGCTCGACCGGGAGCGATTTCCCGCGCTGCTGTCCGCGATCGCCGCCGGAGCATTCGATCCGGACGGGAGCGACGACGCCGATTGGCTCGAGGACGACTTCCGCTTCGGCCTCGACCGCATGCTCGACGGCATAGACCGGTTGGTGGAGAAAACCGACGCCGGATGA
- a CDS encoding ATP-binding cassette domain-containing protein, with the protein MNIRRTQFGSAVADRHCDPAITVTGLRKSFRDVAVLDGVDLLVPRGSVFALLGVNGAGKTTMVRILSTLTPADAGTVTIAGRDLHDDAQGIRRSISLTGQYAAVDDLLTAEENLRLMARLGHLGRAEGRQRARELLEQFDLVDAGRRRAGTYSGGMARRLDLAMSLVARPEVIFLDEPTTGLDPRSRQTMWDVVRCLADDGVTIFLTTQYLEEADQLADRVAVLDEGRIVAEGNPDELKRLVPGGHLELMLTQRSQLETVAASFDEVVVDADRCTIAIPTDGSIGQIKALLDRVDDQSVTVGTLSLHSASLDDVFFALTDKTPAAPIRNEATAR; encoded by the coding sequence ATGAATATACGTCGTACACAGTTTGGGTCGGCGGTCGCTGACCGCCACTGCGATCCCGCGATCACCGTCACCGGATTGCGAAAATCGTTCCGGGACGTCGCCGTCCTCGACGGCGTCGACCTCCTCGTTCCACGCGGCAGCGTGTTCGCACTTCTCGGGGTCAACGGCGCAGGCAAGACCACGATGGTCCGCATCCTGTCGACCCTCACACCAGCCGATGCGGGCACCGTGACCATCGCCGGACGAGACCTGCACGACGACGCCCAGGGCATCCGACGCTCGATCAGTCTCACCGGCCAGTACGCGGCCGTCGACGACCTGCTCACCGCCGAGGAGAACTTGCGGCTGATGGCCCGCCTCGGTCATCTCGGTCGAGCCGAGGGCAGACAGCGGGCACGCGAGCTGCTCGAACAGTTCGACCTGGTCGACGCGGGCAGGCGGCGCGCAGGCACGTACTCGGGTGGCATGGCACGCCGCCTCGACCTCGCGATGAGCTTGGTTGCCCGGCCGGAGGTGATTTTTCTCGACGAACCCACCACCGGACTCGACCCACGGAGCCGGCAGACGATGTGGGATGTCGTCCGGTGCCTCGCCGACGACGGTGTGACGATCTTTCTCACTACCCAATACCTCGAAGAGGCAGACCAACTCGCCGACCGCGTCGCCGTGCTCGACGAGGGCAGGATCGTTGCGGAAGGTAATCCCGACGAACTGAAACGGCTCGTCCCCGGGGGCCACCTCGAACTGATGCTCACCCAGCGGTCCCAACTCGAGACAGTCGCCGCCTCCTTCGACGAGGTCGTGGTCGACGCGGACCGCTGCACGATTGCGATCCCGACGGACGGGAGCATCGGTCAGATCAAAGCCCTCCTCGACCGGGTCGACGACCAGAGCGTGACTGTCGGGACCCTGTCGCTCCACTCCGCCAGCCTCGACGACGTGTTCTTCGCGCTCACCGACAAGACACCCGCCGCACCGATCCGAAACGAGGCAACAGCCCGATGA